Proteins found in one Amblyraja radiata isolate CabotCenter1 chromosome 15, sAmbRad1.1.pri, whole genome shotgun sequence genomic segment:
- the LOC116981020 gene encoding heparan sulfate glucosamine 3-O-sulfotransferase 1-like produces the protein MACLLVGALLLVAQAYTVHSGTSQWREGTLLQSLKYHGELEGNESEHKSPLPQTSITSQIIPQTIIIGVRKGGTRALLEMLDIHPDIVVAATEVHFFDWDENYVKGLEWYRTLMPFSYPHQTTIEKTPGYFTSVKAPKRIHDMNSSTRLLLILRDPTERVISDYTQVYYNRLENHKPVQAIEEMVIKNGALNTKYKAIQRSLYDIHMGNWLHYFPLHQIHIVDGGALIKNPVEELQKVEIFLNIPAKIMTSNFYFNQTKGFYCLRSDGKERCLHESKGRPHPVVNGTVLKELHAYFREHNERFFRMVKQSFNWH, from the coding sequence atggcctgtttACTGGTGGGGGCTCTCCTTCTGGTAGCCCAAGCCTATACGGTGCACTCAGGAACTTCTCAGTGGAGGGAAGGAACTCTGCTTCAGTCATTAAAATACCACGGTGAATTAGAAGGCAATGAATCCGAACATAAGTCACCACTGCCGCAGACTTCCATTACGAGCCAAATAATTCCACAAACCATCATTATTGGTGTTCGCAAGGGTGGAACCAGGGCTCTGTTGGAGATGTTGGACATTCACCCTGATATTGTAGTTGCTGCCACTGAGGTCCACTTTTTTGATTGGGATGAGAACTATGTGAAAGGTTTAGAATGGTACAGAACGCTGATGCCTTTCTCTTACCCGCACCAAACCACAATAGAGAAAACCCCAGGCTATTTCACATCGGTTAAGGCTCCAAAAAGAATCCATGATATGAACAGTTCTACCAGATTGTTGTTGATTCTGAGAGACCCGACTGAGAGAGTGATCTCGGACTATACCCAAGTATACTACAATCGGCTGGAAAACCACAAGCCTGTCCAAGCCATAGAGGAAATGGTCATTAAAAATGGAGCACTCAATACTAAATACAAGGCCATCCAGAGAAGTCTGTATGACATTCACATGGGCAACTGGCTACATTATTTTCCACTGCACCAAATACACATAGTTGATGGCGGGGCTCTTATTAAGAACCCAGTGGAAGAGTTACAGAAAGTGGAAATATTTCTCAACATTCCTGCTAAGATAATGACGTCAAATTTCTACTTTAATCAAACCAAGGGGTTCTATTGTCTTCGAAGTGATGGCAAAGAAAGATGTTTACATGAATCCAAGGGTCGACCCCACCCGGTTGTGAACGGGACTGTGCTGAAGGAGCTGCACGCTTACTTTAGAGAACACAACGAGAGATTTTTCAGGATGGTCAAACAATCCTTTAACTGGCATTAA